A genomic region of Pseudopipra pipra isolate bDixPip1 chromosome W, bDixPip1.hap1, whole genome shotgun sequence contains the following coding sequences:
- the LOC135404810 gene encoding class II histocompatibility antigen, B-L beta chain-like has translation MAPPGWFGAVSSCPVLGMERVRGAGAVLAVLAVLGAPPAAGEELSGVFQFLGKTECHFINGTERVRLVDRYIYNRKQDLHFDSDVGVFLGDTPFGEIQARKWNSDPERLEDSRAAVDTYCRPNNEASTPFTVNRRVPPSVSISLVPSSSQPGPGRLLCSVMDFYPAPVQVRWFQDGQELPEHVVATDVVPNGDWTYQVLVKLEIPPRRGVTYSCQVEHVSLEHPLTRHWEMPPDTVRSKILVGVGGFVLGLVFLVLGLGFYLREKSS, from the exons atggcgccgcccggctggtttggggctgtcagcagctgtccggtgctgggcatggagcgtgtgcggggagctggggccgtgctggcggtgctggcggtgctgggagcccccccggctgcgggcgaggagctgtcgg gggtgttccAGTTTCTAGGAAAGACCGAGTGTCACTTCATCAACGGCACCGAGCGGGTGAGGCTCGTGGACAGGTACATCTACAACCGGAAGCAGGACCTTCACTTCGACAGCGATGTGGGAGTGTTTTTGGGGGACACCCCGTTTGGGGAGATCCAGGCCAGGAAATGGAACAGCGACCCGGAAAGGCTGGAGGACAGTCGGGCAGCAGTGGACACGTACTGCCGGCCCAACAACGAGGCATCCACCCCGTTCACTGTGAACCGTAGAG tgccccccagcgtgtccatctcgctggtgccgtcgagctcccagcccggccccggccgcctgctctgctccgtgatggatttctaccctgcgccggtgcaggtgaggtggttccaggatgggcaggagctgccggagCACGTGGTGGCCACCGACGTGGTCCCCAACGGGGACTGGACCTACCAGGTGCTGGTGAAgctggaaatccccccccggcgcggggtcacctacagctgccaggtggagcatgtcagcctggagcaccccctcacccggcactggg agatgccaccggacaccgtccgcagcaagatcctggtgggggtggggggcttcgtcttgggcttggtcttcctggtgctggggctcggcttctacctgcgggagaag agctcctga
- the LOC135406242 gene encoding HLA class II histocompatibility antigen, DQ beta 1 chain-like, with protein sequence MERVRGAGAVLAVLVVLGAPPAAGEELSGVFQWMGKAECHFINGTERVRYVDRYIYNREQYAHFDSDVGVYVGDTPYGEFWARQWNSNPVILEYERGEVDRLCRHNYKLGAPFILERRVLPMPPSLS encoded by the exons atggagcgtgtgcggggagctggggccgtgctggcggtgctggtggtgctgggagcccccccggctgcgggcgaggagctgtcgg gggtgttccAGTGGATGGGAAAGGCCGAGTGTCACTTCATCAACGGCACCGAGCGGGTGAGGTATGTGGACAGGTACATCTACAACCGGGAGCAGTACGCCCACTTCGACAGCGATGTGGGGGTCTATGTGGGGGACACCCCGTATGGAGAATTCTGGGCCAGGCAATGGAACAGCAACCCCGTAATTCTGGAGTACGAACGGGGTGAAGTGGACAGGCTCTGCCGGCACAACTACAAACTTGGTGCTCCTTTCAtcctggagaggagag TCCTTCCAATGCCCCCTAGTCTCTCCTAG